The following are encoded together in the Lactuca sativa cultivar Salinas chromosome 1, Lsat_Salinas_v11, whole genome shotgun sequence genome:
- the LOC111891195 gene encoding GDSL esterase/lipase At5g45670 isoform X2, giving the protein MSSFVQALISMVLSTTLLCFVRSAPQVPCYFIFGDSSMDNGNNNHLVTTAKANYPPYGIDFPNGSTGRFSNGRNTADVVAQLLGFENFIPPFATARREEIVRGVNYASGAAGIRDETAEHMGGRICMNRQLTNHAITILRLVNLIGNGSLAKVQQHLNKCIYTVAMGNNDYINNYFYPKYYQTSILYTPEQYAKILIKQYSKQLSKLYKYGARKFGIPGAGYIGCTPAMMKRFKTNTCVDAVNGAIIQFNAKLVTALGELESKLSGSKFIFIDPPQGYSSEDRRKSTRIIYYHQERDCWPGI; this is encoded by the exons ATGAGCTCTTTTGTTCAAGCTTTGATTTCGATGGTATTATCAACAACTTTATTATGCTTTGTGCGTAGCGCTCCTCAGGTACCTTGTTATTTCATATTTGGTGACTCATCAATGGATAATGGAAATAACAACCACCTGGTTACGACGGCAAAAGCCAATTACCCACCATATGGAATTGACTTTCCCAATGGTTCTACGGGGAGATTTTCAAATGGTCGAAATACTGCAGATGTTGTAG CTCAACTACTCGGTTTTGAAAACTTCATTCCACCTTTTGCAACAGCAAGACGTGAAGAAATCGTTCGAGGGGTAAATTATGCATCAGGTGCTGCTGGAATTCGTGATGAAACCGCTGAACACATg GGTGGTAGGATATGCATGAATCGGCAACTAACAAATCATGCAATCACAATTTTGCGACTAGTCAACTTGATTGGTAATGGGAGTTTAGCCAAAGTTCAACAACACCTCAACAAATGCATATACACCGTTGCAATGGGCAATAACGACTACATTAACAATTACTTTTATCCAAAATACTATCAAACAAGCATCTTATACACGCCAGAGCAGTATGCCAAAATCCTCATTAAACAATATTCCAAACAGTTATCT AAACTGTATAAATATGGAGCAAGAAAGTTTGGGATACCTGGAGCTGGATACATAGGTTGTACACCAGCAATGATGAAGAGGTTTAAGACAAATACATGTGTGGATGCTGTAAATGGAGCTATTATACAATTCAATGCCAAGCTTGTTACTGCTCTTGGTGAGCTCGAGAGCAAACTCTCTGGTTCAAAGTTCATCTTCATTGACCCTCCTCAGGGATATTCCAGTG AAGACCGACGGAAGTCCACCAGAATCATCTACTACCACCAAGAGAGGGATTGTTGGCCGGGAATATAG